ATAACCGGCAGGTGGGTCAGCTCGGCCAACAATGGGATGGCCGAGAGATCTAGGAGGTTGCGAGTGGCCGGATCGAACGATCGGATCCCGCGCTCGCAGAGCACGACCTGGTCGTTTCCGGCGACAAGAATGTACTCGGCCGCCATCAGCCATTCGGCAATCGTCGCGCTGGGCCCGCGCTTGAGCAGGATCGGAACCCCCGATTCGCCCGCCTCGCGCAGCAGCGCGAAATTCTGCATATTTCTGGCGCCGATCTGGAGCATGTCGGCATACCGCGCCACGATCCGCACGTCGCGCGGATCCAGGACCTCGGTGACCACCGCCAATCCGTTCCGGTCGGCGGCGGCCCGCAGCAGCTCTAGCGCCGCCGGGCCCAAACCTTGGAAAGCATAGGGTGACGTACGCGGTTTGAAGGCTCCGCCGCGCAAAACGTTCGCGCCCGCCCGCGCCACGCCCGAAGAGGTGAGGTCGATCTGCTCCTCAGACTCAACCGAGCACGGGCCCGCGCAGATGGCCAGCGTCTCCGCGCCGAACGCGGCTCCATTCCGCAGGCGCACGACGGTGCGCTCGGTACGGGCATCCCGGCCGACGAGCTTCAACTCGGGGTTTCTATCGATCGATCGATCCACGACTGCGCGATTCTATCACGAGTGCCGGTTATGGGGTGCGACGTTCTTCGGGCTGCTCGGCGATACGCTGCAAGGCCGTCAGCTCGCGCTCGGTCAGCCCGCGGACGAGCCCCAGCCCCAAATCGCCGAGCGAGATCGGTCCGAACCGCAAGCGCACGAGGGTTTGCACCGGGTGGCCGAGCGCCTCGAACATTTTGCGCACTTGGCGATTGCGGCCCTCGTGCACGGTAATATCCACCACGCTATATCCGGCCCGGACCGAAACGACCCGGACCTTGGCACCGGCCGCCTGGAACGAATCGGCAGCGATGCCCTCACCCAGACGTTTGATGTCTTCGGGGGAGAGTCGTCCCGAGATTCCGGCGCGATAGGTCTTGTCCACGCCGTACTTCGGGTGGAGAAGGCGATTGGCAAGATCGCCGTCGTTGGTCATCAGCAGCACGCCGGCGGTATCGAAATCGAGCCGGCCGACCGGAACGACGCGCGGAATGTTCTTAGGTAAGAGATCGACGATGGTGCGTCGGCCTTGCGGGTCGCGCATCGTCGTCATCACGCCGATCGGCTTGTGCAACACGAGGTAGGTCGGCTCGTCCCGCACGCTCACCGGCGTGCCGCTCACGTCGATCCGGTCGGAGAGCGAAACGATCGTCCCCATCTCTCGGACGGTCTTACCGTTAACGCGAACCTTGCCGCGAGCGATCAACAAATCGGCATAGCGCCGCGAGGCCACGCCCGCCTGCGCCAGATACTTGTTGAGCCGAATGCCGTCGGCGGGCTTATCCATGGTCATCGTGTTCTACCCTATGCGTGTCTTGGGGCCTGCGAAGACGAAGGCCGCGCGTGGTGCGCGGCCTTCGATTCGCTGCGAGTTCGTCGCCGGGCGAAGGCTAGCGGCTGTTGCCGCCGTCTTCGTAGCCGCGCGACATTGAGAGCGCCTCTTTGGTGACGGACTGCAAGAACTCTTCGTTCGTGCGCGTCTGCGCCATTTTGTCGAGGATGATCTCGGTGATATCGCCGGTATTGAGTACCGCCGTTGCGCGCCGCAGCATCCAGATCTTGCGCATCTCGTCGGTCGAGAGGAGCAGTTCTTCGTGGCGCGTACCAGAGCGCTTGATATCGACGGCCGGGAAGACGCGCGACTCGGCGAGTTTGCGCGTCAGGTTGAGTTCCATGTTACCGGTTCCTTTGAACTCTTCGAAGATGATGTCGTCCATCTTCGAACCGGTCTCGATGAGCGCGGTCGCAATGATCGTGAGCGAACCGCCTTCTTCGATCTTTCGCGCGGCTCCGAAGAACCGCTTCGGCTTATGCAACGATGCGGTATCCAAACCGCCCGATAGCGTGCGGCCGGAGTTCGGCACCACTTGGTTGTACGCGCGGGCCAAACGCGTGATCGAATCGAGTAAAATCACGACGTCTTTGCCGAGTTCCACGAGCCGCTTGGCGCGGTCCATCGTCAGCTCGGCCACCGCGGTGTGATTTTCGGGATGTTCGTCGAACGTCGACGCCACAACCTCGCCATCGATCGTGCGTTGCATATCGGTGACTTCTTCGGGGCGTTCGTCCACCAGCAAGGCGATGATGTGCGCCTGCGGATGATTGATCGAGATCGCGTTAGCGATGTTCTTGAGCAGCGTCGTCTTGCCGGCTTTCGGCGGAGAGACGATCAGCGCACGCTGTCCCAAACCGATCGGGCAGAAGAGATCGATGACGCGCGTCGAGAGTTGCGTCGATCGCACCTCGAGCCTGAAGCGCTCGTTCGGATAGATCGGCGTGCCTTTTTCGAAGAGGCTGCGGCCCTTGATGGCCTCGGGGTCGAGTTCGTTGATCTTATCGACGCGAATGAGGCCGTAGTACTTTTCGCTCTCTTTCGGGCGCCGCACTTGGCCTTCGACGTGGTCGCCGCGCCGCAGTTCGAAACGGCGAATCTGAGTCTGGCTCACGTAGATATCGTCCGGACCGATGATGTAGCCGCCGCGTCGGAGGAAGCCGTAACCCTCCGGTAAGATGTCGAGGATGCCGCTGGCCATTTCAAGGCCCGAGCGCGAGCTCTGGGTCTCGAGAATCGCCGCGATCAACTCGTCTTTTTTGAGTTTCACGGGTGTAGGGATGTCGAATTGCTTGGAGAGTTCGTTCAGCTCGACTTTCGTTTTCTCGCCGAGTTGAGCGGCGGTGATCATCGGCGGCCCGGCATCGGGCTCACGAAACGACTCCTGATGCGGTGGATTGTTGCCGAAAGGCTGGTTACCGTGCCGGCGTCGCGAGCGGCGGCGACGACCACCAGGGCCTCCCTGAGGCGGGCGGCCGTTTTCGTTGGGACGATGTTCGAGTTGCAGAGGAGTATCTCTCTTGAAGAGTCGCACACGTCTAACGGCAAACGCTTCGCAAGCGAGGCTGCTGCGCGCGTCGGTAACGTGAACGTGGGGAGTGACGAGCCCACTATAACATGGGGTCGCCGGGGATTCAAGGCATTCGGGCCAAGCCGGCGCTAAGCCGCGACGTGAAGCGCGACCTCAGACCTCGCTCGATGCGCCAGGTCATCATCCTCCCCGGCCAACGTCACCGCGTACTCCTCGAAGCGATTTAGCGAACAGCCCAATCGAACGTACGGGAGCACCAGAGGAGGTGGGACGTCGCGCCGTTCGTTGATATCGCGCACCAGCGCCTCATCGGCGAGCGCGAAACGCGTACGGCTGAAGCCTCGCTCCAGGAGCGCGGCCGCGACGGCACTCAACGCGGCGTAGGAGATCTCTCTCGATGCCAACCCGGCAAAGCGTTGGGCGCGAAAGGGGATGCGTATCAGCCGGCTTCCGGAATCGGAGCGCAACCGGGCGTAGGCAACGCCCTCGCCGCGCCGGTCGGCAGCATAGGCGATGGAGGCTTCGATTGGTGGCTCGTGATGTGCTCGCATGTCTATACCCTCGTACCCACAAGAGTATCGAACATACGTTCGATTGTCAAGCCGAGTCGGAGATGCGCCCGCCCTCGACGAGGCTCCAGTAAATCTCCAGGGTCCGCTTCACTTGGTCGGCGATCGCAAAACGCCCGGCGGCAACCCGGCTGCGCTCCGCCGTCGCAGGATCCGGCTCGAGCGGGATCGCTCGCAAGGCCGCAGCGAACGCCGCGACGTCGACCTCGCACAGGATCCCCACGCCGCCCAAGACGTCGCGATTTTGAGGCGTGTCGGCCGCGATCACCAGGCTCCCCGCCGCCAACGCTTCGGCTTGCACGAGCCCCTGCGTTTCGCTCGTGCTCGGGAAGACGAACGCATCCGCGCTCGCATAGAGATCCGGTAATTGCTCG
This region of Candidatus Dormiibacterota bacterium genomic DNA includes:
- the rho gene encoding transcription termination factor Rho, whose translation is MTAAQLGEKTKVELNELSKQFDIPTPVKLKKDELIAAILETQSSRSGLEMASGILDILPEGYGFLRRGGYIIGPDDIYVSQTQIRRFELRRGDHVEGQVRRPKESEKYYGLIRVDKINELDPEAIKGRSLFEKGTPIYPNERFRLEVRSTQLSTRVIDLFCPIGLGQRALIVSPPKAGKTTLLKNIANAISINHPQAHIIALLVDERPEEVTDMQRTIDGEVVASTFDEHPENHTAVAELTMDRAKRLVELGKDVVILLDSITRLARAYNQVVPNSGRTLSGGLDTASLHKPKRFFGAARKIEEGGSLTIIATALIETGSKMDDIIFEEFKGTGNMELNLTRKLAESRVFPAVDIKRSGTRHEELLLSTDEMRKIWMLRRATAVLNTGDITEIILDKMAQTRTNEEFLQSVTKEALSMSRGYEDGGNSR
- the aroF gene encoding 3-deoxy-7-phosphoheptulonate synthase, translated to MDRSIDRNPELKLVGRDARTERTVVRLRNGAAFGAETLAICAGPCSVESEEQIDLTSSGVARAGANVLRGGAFKPRTSPYAFQGLGPAALELLRAAADRNGLAVVTEVLDPRDVRIVARYADMLQIGARNMQNFALLREAGESGVPILLKRGPSATIAEWLMAAEYILVAGNDQVVLCERGIRSFDPATRNLLDLSAIPLLAELTHLPVIVDPSHGTGLARLVEPMALAGVAAGADGLLVEVHPDPA
- a CDS encoding pseudouridine synthase; amino-acid sequence: MTMDKPADGIRLNKYLAQAGVASRRYADLLIARGKVRVNGKTVREMGTIVSLSDRIDVSGTPVSVRDEPTYLVLHKPIGVMTTMRDPQGRRTIVDLLPKNIPRVVPVGRLDFDTAGVLLMTNDGDLANRLLHPKYGVDKTYRAGISGRLSPEDIKRLGEGIAADSFQAAGAKVRVVSVRAGYSVVDITVHEGRNRQVRKMFEALGHPVQTLVRLRFGPISLGDLGLGLVRGLTERELTALQRIAEQPEERRTP